Proteins encoded in a region of the Nicotiana tomentosiformis chromosome 9, ASM39032v3, whole genome shotgun sequence genome:
- the LOC104108598 gene encoding mitochondrial outer membrane protein porin 2-like — translation MSKGPGLFSDIGKKAKDLLTKDYISDQKLSISTYTDTGVALTSTAVKKGGLSTGDVAAQYKYKNTLIDVKVDTGSNILTTLTLTDIVPSTKTIASMKFPDYSTGKLEAQYFHHHATVTTAVALKQSPAVDLSITLGTPTFALGAEAAYETATGKLTKYTAGISVTKPDSCAAIILGDKGDTIKASYIHHLDALKRSAAVGEITRRFSTNENTFTVGGSYAVDNLTILKLKLNNHGNLGALLQHEVIPKSLLTISSEFDTKALDKTPRFGVALALKP, via the exons ATGAGCAAAGGACCTGGACTATTCTCTGATATTGGCAAAAAGGCCaaag ATCTACTGACGAAGGACTATATCTCCGATCAAAAGTTGTCTATTTCCACCTACACTGACACAGGAGTG GCCCTTACATCAACTGCAGTGAAGAAAGGAGGGCTCTCAACTGGAGATGTAGCAGCTCAGTACAAATATAAAAACACTTTGATTGATGTCAAAGTTGATACAGGATCAAAC ATCCTGACAACTCTTACTTTAACTGACATTGTCCCATCAACAAAAACCATTGCCTCTATGAAATTCCCTGACTACAGTACTGGCAAG CTAGAGGCACAGTACTTTCACCACCATGCAACCGTCACCACAGCTGTTGCTCTGAAACAATCCCCTGCAGTTGATCTTTCAATCACACTTGGGACTCCAACTTTTGCTCTTGGTGCAGAGGCGGCTTATGAGACTGCAACTGGTAAACTGACAAAGTATACTGCTGGCATTAGCGTGACAAAACCAGATTCCTGTGCTGCTATAATCTT AGGGGACAAAGGGGACACAATTAAGGCATCATATATACATCATCTCGATGCATTGAAGAGGAGTGCTGCTGTGGGTGAAATCACTAGAAGGTTCTCTACAAATGAGAACACATTTACAGTTGGAGGATCCTATGCTGTTGATAACCTGACAATTTTGAAACTCAAACTCAATAATCATGGAAATTTGGGGGCTCTCTTGCAGCATGAGGTGATTCCAAAGTCATTATTGACCATTTCTAGTGAGTTTGACACCAAGGCCCTGGATAAGACTCCCAGGTTTGGGGTGGCCCTAGCTCTTAAGCCTTGA
- the LOC104108599 gene encoding large ribosomal subunit protein uL24z-like yields the protein MKYNPRVSSSRRKSRKAHFTAPSSVRRVLMSAPLSSDLRSKYNVRSMPVRKDDEVQVVRGTYKGREGKVVQVYRKKWVLHIERITREKVNGSTVNVGIHPSKTVITKLRLDKDRKSLIDRKAKGRAAADKDKGTKFTTEDIMQTVD from the coding sequence ATGAAGTACAATCCAAGAGTATCCTCCTCTCGCCGGAAAAGCCGAAAGGCCCATTTCACGGCCCCATCAAGCGTCCGCCGAGTGTTAATGAGCGCACCCCTTTCATCGGATTTACGTTCAAAGTACAACGTAAGATCTATGCCGGTAAGAAAAGACGACGAGGTTCAAGTCGTACGAGGAACATACAAGGGGCGTGAGGGTAAAGTTGTCCAAGTTTATCGCAAGAAATGGGTGCTTCACATTGAGCGTATAACACGCGAGAAAGTTAATGGTTCCACTGTTAATGTTGGTATTCACCCATCTAAGACTGTTATTACTAAGCTCAGGCTTGATAAGGACCGTAAATCTTTGATTGATCGTAAGGCTAAGGGACGTGCTGCTGCTGATAAAGACAAGGGTACTAAGTTCACTACTGAGGATATTATGCAGACCGTTGATTAA
- the LOC138899139 gene encoding uncharacterized protein, producing MASLSSDNSFANYDKDKIMKLATYYPNEFTDSMLEDLSFELDIYIDYVREAGNEFSTLKRLGDLSKILVKINLHMTWRLVYFLVKLSLILSVATATVERAFSSMKYVKNDLRSRIGDEFFNDCLVCYIEDEVFESVPNDAIIDRFQNMTSRRVQL from the coding sequence ATGGCTAGTTTGAGTTCAGATAATTCTTTTGCAAATTATGATAAAGACAAGATTATGAAACTTGCTACATACTACCCGAATGAGTTCACTGATTCTATGCTTGAGGATCTTAGTTTTGAGCTTGACATCTATATTGACTATGTGCGAGAGGCGGGCAATGAATTCTCTACCTTGAAAAGACTTGGAGATCTTTCAAAGATATTGGTTAAAATAAATTTGCACATGACTTGGAGACTTGTTtattttcttgtgaagttaagtCTGATATTGTCTGTCGCTACTGCAACGGTAGAAAGAGCTTTTTCTTCGATGAAGTATGTTAAAAATGACTTGCGAAGCAGAATTGGTGATGAATTTTTTAATGATTGTTTAGTTTGTTATATAGAGGATGAAGTATTTGAAAGTGTACCTAATGATGCGATCATTGATCGTTTTCAAAACATGACAAGTCGTCGAGTacaattataa
- the LOC138899140 gene encoding uncharacterized protein, with the protein MALILRFVNKEGKVIERYLSIVHVKDISAKSLKEAIYSLLLEHSLSKSQIRGQGYDGASNMQGEINGLKTLIMNDTPSTYCIHCFAHQLQLTLRREMLRDDQAEKLEELLVLGEVHTGSGLNQELGLQRVGDTRWGSHFKTVRNFISLFSSIVHVLGVLAIDGSNYHERSMVESLVDDIRSYDFVYMLHLKLKVLALTYDLNMALQKKNQDIVSAMKLVGFAKRQLQDMRDSRWNSLIRDVSLFCVKHGIVIPEIDMNYVRGKSKRKKSSVTYSYHLRIEVFYAIIDL; encoded by the exons ATGGCGCTTATTTTACGTTTTGTCAACAAAGAGGGTAAAGTTATTGAGCGATACCTTAGCATTGTTCATGTTAAAGATATATCTGCAAAGTCATTAAAAGAAGCAATTTATTCTTTGCTTTTGGAACATTCATTGAGTAAATCTCAAATACGGGGACAAGGTTATGATGGAGCTAGTAACATGCAGGGAGaaattaatggtcttaaaactttGATTATGAATGATACTCCTTCAACATATTGCATACATTGTTTTGCTCATCAATTGCAATTGACTCTT CGTAGGGAGATGCTTCGAGATGATCAAGCAGAAAAATTAGAGGAACTACTAGTGCTTGGTGAAGTTCATACAGGAAGCGGTTTAAATCAAGAACTTGGACTTCAAAGGGTAGGTGATACTCGGTGGGGTTCTCATTTTAAGACAGTGCGTAATTTTATTAGTTTATTCTCATCAATTGTTCATGTACTTGGAGTTCTTGCAATTGATGGCTCAAATTATCATGAGAGATCAATGGTAGAAAGTCTAGTGGATGACATAAGATCCTATGACTTTGTGTATATGTTACATTTAAAGTTGAAAGTATTGGCACTTACATATGATTTAAATATggctttacaaaaaaaaaatcaagatattGTAAGTGCAATGAAGCTTGTTGGTTTCGCAAAGAGACAATTGCAAGATATGAGAGATTCTAGATGGAATTCTTTGATAAGAGACGTCTCTTTATTTTGTGTCAAGCATGGTATTGTGATCCCCGAAATAGATATGAATTATGTTCGTGGAAAGTCAAAGCGTAAGAAATCAAGTGTTACATATTCTTATCATTTGCGTATAGAGGTTTTCTATGCTATTATTGATTTGTAA